A single region of the Lycium barbarum isolate Lr01 chromosome 2, ASM1917538v2, whole genome shotgun sequence genome encodes:
- the LOC132629118 gene encoding uncharacterized protein LOC132629118, which yields MDNFDFNSARSTPFTSPPSTPKPFNGDYYFSAPPSPSHLNQFYREFDSLFIADDDNKGEFAFDVRQELETSSVSAEELFDGGMIKPLKPSPVLQTEKKNRVFSPRKKKDQEKTEYSVLHTQNQRESRGKQRVHSNGLSNSSSRRSARSLSPMRVSQYPWEEEQQEITKESSNCNCSVLASSSSKGSKKWRIKDFFLFRSASEGRASDKDPLKKYRVACKEGKNSSFKGNDGSVSSSNKSIVTTRRKKGQVSAHELHYTVNRALSSDLKKKTLLPYKQGIFGQLAFNPAVHAMANGFGLSRKK from the coding sequence ATGGATAATTTCGATTTCAATAGTGCAAGATCAACACCATTTACAAGTCCACCATCAACACCAAAGCCCTTTAATGGTGATTATTACTTCAGTGCTCCACCAAGTCCTTCTCATCTTAACCAATTTTATCGCGAATTCGACAGTTTATTCATTGCTGATGATGACAATAAGGGTGAGTTTGCTTTTGATGTTCGTCAAGAATTGGAAACTAGCTCTGTTTCAGCTGAAGAATTGTTTGATGGTGGAATGATAAAGCCATTAAAACCATCCCCTGTTTTGCAAACTGAAAAGAAAAACAGAGTATTTTCTCCAAGAAAGAAAAAAGATCAAGAAAAAACAGAGTACTCTGTTTTACATACTCAAAACCAAAGGGAAAGCAGGGGAAAACAGAGAGTTCATTCAAATGGTTTGTCAAATTCATCAAGTAGAAGATCAGCAAGGTCACTTTCACCTATGAGAGTTTCACAGTATCCATGGGAAGAAGAACAACAAGAAATTACAAAAGAATCTTCTAATTGTAATTGCTCTGTTTTAGCTTCATCATCATCTAAAGGAAGCAAAAAATGGAGAATCAAAGATTTTTTCTTGTTTAGGAGTGCATCAGAAGGAAGAGCATCAGATAAAGATCCATTAAAGAAATATAGAGTTGCTTGCAAAGAAGGAAAAAATTCAAGCTTTAAGGGAAATGATGGATCTGTTTCTTCTTCAAATAAATCAATTGTTACAACAAGGAGGAAAAAAGGACAAGTTTCAGCTCATGAATTGCATTATACTGTAAACAGAGCACTTTCATcagatttgaagaagaaaactcTTTTGCCATACAAACAGGGGATTTTTGGACAATTGGCTTTCAATCCTGCAGTTCATGCAATGGCTAATGGCTTTGGATTATCacgaaaaaaatga